One window of the Dehalococcoidia bacterium genome contains the following:
- a CDS encoding shikimate dehydrogenase, whose translation MKLVGVIGYPLGHSLSPIFQQAAFDALGLEVRYERWETPPHRLGEVVASLRLPDRLGANVTVPHKEAVIELLDELDRTAREAGAVNTIVHRDGRLVGYNTDVAGFLRALQEAGFQAQGARALVLGAGGGARAVALALVQQQAAMVVIANRTYHRAFRLAEALRPLARRTVVRSIPLTYSALQDAGPVWDLIVNCTTLGMPGTPEADKSPLPPELIPGQAFVFDLVYGPQPTPLVRMAWERGARAVDGLAMLVYQGAESFALWTGLQPPLEVMMEAARRALASASQGGG comes from the coding sequence GTGAAGCTAGTAGGCGTCATCGGGTATCCCCTAGGCCACAGCCTATCGCCCATCTTCCAGCAGGCGGCCTTCGATGCCTTGGGCCTGGAAGTGCGCTATGAACGGTGGGAGACGCCGCCCCATCGTCTCGGGGAGGTGGTAGCATCTTTACGCCTTCCTGACCGGCTGGGGGCCAATGTAACGGTCCCCCATAAGGAGGCCGTCATAGAGCTGCTGGACGAACTGGACCGCACAGCTCGGGAGGCTGGGGCGGTGAACACCATCGTCCACCGCGATGGCCGACTGGTGGGCTATAACACCGATGTGGCCGGCTTCCTGAGGGCCCTTCAAGAGGCCGGGTTCCAGGCCCAGGGCGCAAGGGCGCTGGTGCTAGGGGCTGGTGGAGGGGCAAGAGCCGTGGCCTTGGCCCTGGTCCAGCAACAGGCGGCCATGGTGGTGATTGCCAACCGCACATATCACCGGGCCTTCCGCCTGGCCGAGGCCCTTCGCCCTCTGGCCCGACGCACGGTGGTGCGCTCTATCCCCCTTACTTACTCAGCCCTCCAAGATGCCGGCCCCGTATGGGACCTCATCGTCAACTGTACCACCCTGGGCATGCCGGGCACACCAGAGGCCGATAAGTCGCCCCTGCCGCCAGAGCTCATCCCCGGGCAGGCTTTCGTGTTCGACCTGGTCTACGGTCCTCAGCCCACCCCCCTGGTGCGCATGGCGTGGGAGCGGGGGGCAAGGGCCGTGGATGGCCTGGCCATGCTGGTCTATCAGGGGGCTGAGTCCTTCGCCCTCTGGACGGGGCTGCAGCCCCCCCTGGAGGTGATGATGGAGGCCGCCCGCAGGGCCCTGGCCTCCGCCTCGCAAGGGGGTGGGTAA
- the pheT gene encoding phenylalanine--tRNA ligase subunit beta, with protein MRIPLSWLQEFVDITVPLEELAHRLTDAGLEVAAIERTGDWRHVYVGQVVGLQTHPNAERLHLATVDLGDRRVQVVCGAPNVALGQKVPLALEGAEVIHPQTGELVPVRRAVIRGVESAGMICSERELGISDDHSGIMVLPQDAPVGLPLSRYLGETVLELEVRPHRPDALSVLGVAREVAALTGQRIREPPMEYEEAGAPIKGRIAVEIADPELCPRYVAGLVEGVRVGPSPSWMQNRLRAAGLRPINNVVDVTNYVMLEMGQPLHAFDLHKLMEQRIVVRRAAEGETLELLDGRLASLTPEMLVIADAQRPVAVAGVMGGANSEVDPSTTAILLESANFHGPSIRRTAQALKVRTEASLRFEKGLSRHLPLYAARRAMHLLLRLCGGQAATGLLDVFPGKTKEPRITVSRRRLATVLGLDLPPAQVRQSLSSLGFSCRWMPPDTYVVRVPYWRSDVRIPEDVAEEVARVLSYERLPTAPPRGTIPPAEAQPLRDFRERARDALAAAGLQEVITYPLLDKESLTQTLSPQEMATHPPLRVANPMSRELEYLRTTLRPGLLRVLARNLRVRLSLPGFFEVGRVFLPRADDLPREVEMAAIVMGGMRCDRWGRPSDEPVDLFDLKGALEAALDRLGIRARYRPTSHPIFLEGQTAAILVGGEVVGLLGLVHPRVAGHFQVEGRAFLAELDLERLLPFAQAVRRYRPFSRFPPVREDLAIIVDDGVPAQEAQTIIEESPLVTTAQLFDVYTGPPVPPGKKSLAFAITYQSLDHTPTDEEVAAERARIVARLREALGAVLRG; from the coding sequence ATGCGCATACCGCTCAGCTGGCTTCAGGAATTCGTGGACATAACGGTGCCGCTGGAGGAGCTGGCCCACCGTCTCACCGATGCTGGCCTGGAGGTGGCAGCCATCGAGCGCACGGGGGATTGGCGTCATGTTTATGTGGGGCAAGTGGTGGGCCTGCAGACTCATCCTAACGCCGAGCGTCTCCACCTAGCGACGGTAGACTTGGGGGACAGGCGAGTGCAGGTGGTGTGCGGAGCGCCCAACGTGGCCCTGGGCCAGAAGGTGCCCTTGGCCCTGGAGGGCGCTGAGGTCATCCATCCCCAAACAGGCGAGCTGGTGCCTGTCCGTCGTGCTGTCATTAGGGGGGTGGAATCGGCCGGCATGATATGCTCAGAGCGGGAGCTGGGCATCTCCGATGACCACTCGGGCATCATGGTCCTGCCCCAGGACGCCCCCGTGGGGCTCCCCCTTTCCCGGTACTTAGGGGAGACGGTGCTGGAGCTGGAGGTTCGTCCCCACCGACCTGATGCCCTCTCCGTCTTGGGGGTGGCGAGGGAGGTGGCGGCCCTGACGGGGCAAAGGATAAGGGAACCACCCATGGAGTACGAGGAGGCGGGAGCGCCCATCAAGGGACGCATCGCCGTGGAGATCGCCGACCCTGAGCTCTGCCCCCGGTACGTGGCTGGCCTGGTGGAGGGCGTGCGGGTGGGCCCCTCCCCATCCTGGATGCAGAACCGGCTGCGGGCGGCTGGCCTGCGCCCCATCAACAATGTGGTGGATGTGACTAACTATGTCATGCTGGAGATGGGCCAACCCCTGCACGCCTTTGACCTCCATAAGCTTATGGAGCAGCGCATTGTGGTGCGCCGCGCTGCCGAGGGCGAAACCCTGGAGCTGCTGGACGGTCGTTTGGCCTCCCTCACCCCGGAGATGTTGGTCATCGCCGATGCCCAGCGGCCGGTGGCTGTAGCCGGGGTCATGGGCGGGGCTAACTCGGAGGTGGACCCCTCCACCACTGCCATTCTGCTGGAATCGGCCAACTTCCATGGGCCCAGTATTCGACGCACAGCACAAGCCCTGAAGGTGCGCACTGAGGCCTCTCTGCGGTTCGAAAAGGGTCTTAGCAGGCACCTGCCCCTGTACGCTGCCCGCCGGGCCATGCACCTTCTCCTGAGACTGTGTGGAGGGCAGGCTGCCACGGGGCTGCTAGACGTCTTCCCGGGCAAGACGAAGGAGCCTCGCATAACCGTCAGCCGCCGTCGCTTGGCCACCGTGCTGGGGCTCGACCTGCCGCCGGCACAGGTGCGTCAGAGCCTCTCATCCCTGGGGTTCTCCTGCCGCTGGATGCCGCCCGATACTTACGTGGTGCGGGTGCCCTATTGGCGCAGCGACGTGCGCATCCCGGAGGATGTGGCCGAAGAGGTGGCCCGCGTCCTGAGCTACGAGCGCCTGCCTACGGCACCTCCCCGTGGCACCATCCCCCCGGCCGAGGCCCAGCCTTTGCGGGACTTCCGGGAACGAGCGCGCGATGCCTTGGCGGCTGCCGGCCTCCAGGAGGTCATCACCTATCCTCTCCTAGATAAGGAGTCGTTGACCCAAACCCTTTCGCCACAGGAGATGGCCACCCACCCGCCCCTAAGGGTGGCCAACCCTATGAGCCGGGAGCTGGAGTACCTGCGCACTACCTTACGCCCAGGGCTCTTGCGGGTCCTCGCCCGTAACCTGCGTGTGCGCCTCTCCCTGCCCGGCTTCTTCGAGGTGGGGAGGGTCTTCCTGCCCCGGGCCGACGACCTCCCACGGGAGGTGGAGATGGCTGCCATCGTCATGGGTGGGATGCGTTGCGACCGCTGGGGCCGCCCCAGCGACGAGCCGGTGGACCTGTTCGATCTCAAGGGGGCATTGGAGGCAGCCCTCGACCGGCTGGGCATAAGGGCCCGCTATCGCCCCACCTCCCACCCTATCTTCCTTGAAGGGCAGACGGCTGCCATCTTGGTGGGGGGAGAGGTGGTGGGGCTCCTAGGCCTTGTCCATCCGCGGGTGGCTGGCCATTTCCAGGTGGAGGGGAGGGCTTTCCTGGCGGAGCTGGACCTGGAGCGGCTCCTTCCCTTCGCGCAGGCTGTCCGCCGCTATAGGCCCTTCTCACGCTTCCCGCCGGTGCGGGAGGACTTAGCTATCATCGTCGACGACGGCGTCCCCGCCCAGGAGGCCCAGACCATCATCGAGGAGTCGCCCTTGGTGACCACTGCTCAGCTGTTCGATGTGTACACGGGGCCGCCGGTGCCGCCGGGCAAGAAGTCCCTGGCCTTCGCCATTACCTATCAGAGTCTAGACCATACCCCCACTGATGAGGAGGTGGCAGCAGAGCGGGCGCGCATCGTGGCCCGCTTGCGGGAGGCCTTGGGGGCTGTCCTTAGGGGCTAG
- a CDS encoding molybdopterin molybdotransferase MoeA has product MISVEEALQRILDCVEPLEAEERPIVEALGQVLAEDVISPLDVPPIDNSAMDGYAVRAVDTIGAAPDRPVQLTVIGEVAAGYSFPGEVREKEAVRIMTGAPIPPGADAVVPFEDTDEAFRDAPSRARRLRRGHIRIFKEVAAGANVRRAGEDIRRGEVVLRAGTILRASEIAVLAALGRDRARVIRRPVVAIISTGDEVVRPGRSKGPTQVYDSNAYGVAALVRRYGGIPRVLGIARDNVSALRAKIQRAMDADLVVTSAGISRGYYDVVKEVLAEEGEIDFWTVAMKPGKPLAFGWFWRKERRVPHLGLPGNPVSALLVFELFGRPALMKMMGKKDWSRPHVRAIAEERIDTRTDDRVFLARCIVTKRDGRYYARLTGPQGSGILTSLARANGVTFIPPQKRIVEPGEEIEVIMLDWSHGEEWGTEPGFVAQQLSA; this is encoded by the coding sequence ATGATCAGCGTTGAGGAGGCTCTCCAGCGCATCCTGGACTGCGTAGAGCCCCTAGAGGCGGAGGAGAGGCCCATCGTAGAGGCCTTGGGCCAGGTCCTAGCTGAGGACGTCATCTCTCCTCTAGATGTCCCCCCCATCGACAACTCGGCTATGGACGGCTACGCTGTGCGGGCCGTAGATACCATAGGGGCAGCGCCCGACCGTCCTGTGCAGCTGACGGTGATAGGCGAGGTGGCAGCGGGATACTCCTTCCCAGGGGAGGTGAGGGAGAAAGAGGCCGTTCGCATCATGACGGGGGCCCCCATCCCTCCTGGAGCCGATGCCGTTGTGCCCTTCGAGGATACCGATGAGGCCTTCAGAGATGCCCCTTCTCGGGCCCGCCGCCTCCGCCGCGGCCATATACGTATCTTCAAGGAGGTGGCAGCGGGGGCCAACGTGCGACGGGCCGGCGAGGACATCCGGCGGGGTGAGGTGGTGTTAAGGGCAGGCACTATCCTCCGGGCCTCCGAAATAGCTGTCCTGGCAGCCCTGGGGCGGGACCGGGCCCGCGTCATCAGACGGCCGGTGGTAGCTATCATCTCCACGGGCGATGAAGTGGTACGCCCGGGGCGCTCCAAGGGCCCAACCCAGGTATACGACAGCAACGCCTATGGGGTGGCAGCCTTGGTGCGCAGATATGGGGGCATCCCACGGGTGCTGGGCATCGCCCGGGACAACGTCTCCGCCCTGCGGGCCAAGATCCAGCGCGCCATGGACGCCGATTTGGTGGTGACCTCCGCTGGCATCTCGCGCGGCTATTACGACGTGGTAAAGGAGGTGCTAGCGGAGGAAGGCGAGATCGACTTCTGGACGGTGGCCATGAAGCCTGGCAAGCCCCTGGCCTTCGGCTGGTTCTGGCGCAAGGAGAGGCGAGTGCCCCATCTCGGTCTGCCTGGCAACCCCGTCAGCGCCCTCCTCGTCTTCGAGCTCTTCGGTCGGCCGGCCCTTATGAAGATGATGGGTAAGAAGGACTGGTCACGTCCCCATGTGCGGGCCATCGCCGAGGAGCGCATCGACACGCGCACCGATGACCGGGTCTTCCTGGCCCGTTGTATCGTCACCAAGAGAGATGGGCGATATTATGCGCGCCTCACCGGGCCCCAGGGCTCCGGCATCCTCACCTCTCTGGCGCGGGCCAACGGCGTGACCTTCATCCCGCCGCAAAAGCGCATCGTGGAGCCTGGCGAGGAGATAGAGGTGATTATGCTCGACTGGAGCCACGGGGAGGAGTGGGGCACTGAGCCAGGCTTCGTCGCCCAACAGCTAAGCGCGTGA
- the aroC gene encoding chorismate synthase, which yields MTSLRFLTAGESHGQGLVVILEGMPAGLPLTSDDLDVDLRRRQLGYGRSRRQELEQDHAEILAGVRHGRTLGSPISVLIRNRVWEEWRDVMRVEPGAEVGKPVTRLRPGHADLVGAMKYGFDDVRNVLERASARETAARVAVGAICRRLLAELGISVHSHTVAIGPVVAPARDGEPDWVAVEASPVRCADPETSQRMVQAIEAAKEAGDTLGGVFEVWATGVPMGLGSYVHWDRKLDGRLAQAIMSINAVKGVEIGGGFALAHLPGSQAHDLILPPDDWEGQPWRRATNRAGGLEGGVTNGQPIVVRGAIKPIATLPRPLPSVDLRTGQTVEAHYERSDICVVPAAGVIAEAMVCFVLAQAVLEKFGGDSLEEVQRNYRAYVQTIGLRGHRGG from the coding sequence ATGACTTCCCTTCGCTTCCTCACGGCTGGCGAGTCCCATGGCCAGGGCCTGGTGGTCATCCTGGAGGGGATGCCTGCCGGGCTCCCCCTCACCTCTGATGACCTGGATGTCGATCTACGCCGCCGCCAGCTGGGGTATGGCCGCAGCCGACGTCAGGAACTGGAGCAGGACCACGCCGAGATCCTAGCTGGCGTCCGTCACGGGCGCACATTGGGGAGCCCCATATCGGTCCTCATCCGCAACCGGGTGTGGGAGGAGTGGCGGGATGTGATGCGGGTGGAGCCAGGGGCGGAGGTGGGCAAGCCCGTTACTAGGCTGCGTCCCGGCCACGCTGACCTGGTGGGGGCCATGAAGTATGGGTTCGACGATGTGCGCAACGTGTTGGAGCGGGCCTCGGCGCGGGAGACAGCGGCCCGGGTGGCCGTAGGGGCCATCTGCCGTCGGCTGCTGGCGGAGTTGGGTATCTCGGTCCACAGCCACACAGTGGCCATCGGCCCTGTCGTCGCTCCCGCCCGCGACGGCGAGCCCGATTGGGTAGCGGTGGAGGCCTCCCCTGTGCGCTGCGCTGACCCTGAGACTTCCCAGCGTATGGTGCAGGCCATAGAGGCTGCCAAGGAGGCAGGAGACACCCTAGGTGGGGTGTTCGAAGTGTGGGCTACGGGCGTGCCCATGGGCCTCGGCTCATATGTCCACTGGGACCGCAAGCTGGACGGACGTTTGGCCCAGGCCATCATGAGCATCAATGCCGTCAAGGGTGTGGAGATAGGGGGCGGGTTCGCCCTGGCCCACCTGCCAGGCTCCCAGGCCCACGACCTCATCCTTCCTCCTGATGACTGGGAGGGACAGCCGTGGCGGCGGGCCACCAATCGCGCTGGTGGCCTAGAGGGCGGCGTTACCAATGGCCAGCCCATCGTGGTGCGAGGGGCCATCAAGCCCATCGCTACCCTCCCTCGTCCCTTGCCTTCGGTAGACCTACGCACTGGCCAGACGGTGGAGGCCCATTACGAGCGTTCGGATATCTGCGTTGTGCCTGCGGCGGGGGTCATCGCTGAGGCCATGGTGTGCTTTGTCCTGGCCCAAGCGGTGTTGGAGAAGTTTGGAGGCGACTCTTTGGAGGAGGTTCAGCGTAACTATCGGGCCTATGTTCAGACCATAGGGCTCCGGGGCCATCGCGGAGGATGA
- a CDS encoding acylphosphatase has translation MEGKAALRAIVRGRVQGVGFRDFVWRRARFLGLVGYVRNLPDGRSVEVVAEGQRDDLEQLLEFLRSGPPAARVEQVDVEWGEATDRFQRFVILA, from the coding sequence GTGGAGGGGAAGGCGGCCCTCAGGGCCATCGTCCGAGGCCGGGTCCAGGGCGTGGGGTTCCGCGACTTCGTTTGGCGTCGAGCCCGGTTCCTGGGGCTGGTGGGCTACGTGCGGAACCTCCCCGATGGCCGCTCGGTGGAGGTGGTGGCCGAGGGGCAGCGGGACGACCTGGAGCAGCTCCTGGAGTTCCTGCGCTCGGGCCCCCCGGCTGCCCGTGTAGAGCAGGTGGATGTGGAGTGGGGAGAGGCCACCGACCGCTTCCAGCGGTTCGTCATCCTGGCCTAG
- the ruvX gene encoding Holliday junction resolvase RuvX: protein MRILGVDIGERRIGVAIADDRALVAIPLATVPAHPDPVEAVARLVHEQKADLLVVGLPISMTGALGPQGQRVMALVQEISARIPIPVETWDERLSTVEAQRRLGPRHPKERRDALAAAIVLQSYLDHLRGLRR, encoded by the coding sequence TTGCGCATCTTGGGCGTGGACATAGGTGAGAGACGCATCGGTGTGGCCATAGCAGACGACCGGGCCCTGGTGGCCATCCCCTTGGCCACTGTGCCTGCCCATCCCGACCCCGTGGAGGCCGTGGCACGCCTCGTCCACGAGCAGAAGGCCGACCTGCTAGTAGTGGGCCTGCCCATCTCTATGACGGGTGCCTTGGGGCCCCAGGGACAGCGGGTTATGGCCTTGGTGCAAGAGATCTCGGCCCGCATACCCATCCCGGTGGAGACGTGGGACGAGCGGCTGAGCACGGTGGAGGCCCAGCGCCGCCTAGGGCCCCGTCACCCCAAGGAGCGGCGGGACGCCCTGGCGGCAGCCATCGTCCTCCAGTCCTATCTAGACCACCTGCGCGGCCTGCGGAGGTGA
- a CDS encoding Lrp/AsnC ligand binding domain-containing protein, translating to MAMRAYVLIEAAVGKARSVAEGVQKLNLAEARVISVDAVTGPFDVIALLEADDLDRLGRAVTEGIQQVDGVQRTTTCLVVRLST from the coding sequence ATGGCCATGCGTGCTTATGTCCTCATCGAGGCAGCGGTGGGCAAGGCCAGGAGTGTGGCGGAGGGGGTGCAGAAGCTGAACCTGGCCGAGGCACGGGTCATCTCGGTGGACGCCGTCACCGGCCCCTTCGACGTCATCGCCCTCCTGGAAGCCGATGACCTGGACAGGTTGGGCAGGGCAGTAACGGAGGGCATACAGCAGGTGGACGGCGTGCAGCGCACCACCACCTGCCTAGTGGTGAGGCTCAGCACCTAA
- the pheS gene encoding phenylalanine--tRNA ligase subunit alpha translates to MSSLRELEEIESQARSALLAAEDEAQLDAWWQAFLGRKGRLTQVLRGLASLPLEERRLLGSHANRLKEELQAAYQERRQRLQEESLARALAASRVDVSLPGRPLPVGRLHPITQTLRDVLDCFRSLGFQVVEGPEVEWDYYNFEALLIPKDHPARDLWATLWIDYRRNGEMPMLLRTHTSPNQIRYMETHSPPIRIVSPGKCYRYEATDPTHEWMLTQVEVLAVDEGLGMADLKGTLAEFARRIFGPERRVRFRCEYYPFVEPGMDVLIDCFQCGGVGCRICGHTGWLEILGSGMVHPQILANVGYDPERYTGFAAGLGIERIAMIRYGIDDIRLFYQNDLRFLEQF, encoded by the coding sequence ATGTCCTCTCTGCGCGAGCTGGAGGAGATAGAGTCCCAGGCCCGCTCAGCGCTGCTGGCGGCTGAGGATGAGGCCCAGCTGGACGCTTGGTGGCAGGCCTTCTTGGGGCGTAAGGGCCGCTTGACGCAGGTGCTGCGGGGGCTAGCCTCTCTGCCGTTGGAGGAGCGACGCCTGCTGGGATCCCACGCTAACCGCCTCAAAGAGGAGTTGCAAGCGGCCTATCAAGAACGGCGGCAGCGCTTGCAGGAGGAGTCGCTGGCCCGCGCCCTGGCCGCCAGCCGGGTGGACGTCAGCCTGCCAGGCCGGCCCCTGCCCGTGGGGCGTTTGCACCCCATCACCCAGACCCTGAGGGATGTGCTGGATTGCTTCCGCTCCCTAGGCTTCCAGGTGGTGGAGGGGCCGGAGGTGGAGTGGGATTACTACAACTTCGAGGCCCTCCTCATTCCCAAGGACCACCCGGCACGGGACCTGTGGGCTACCCTGTGGATAGACTATCGGCGCAATGGCGAGATGCCTATGCTCTTGCGCACCCATACTAGCCCCAATCAGATACGGTATATGGAGACCCACTCGCCCCCCATCCGCATCGTCTCCCCCGGCAAGTGTTATCGGTATGAGGCCACCGACCCCACCCACGAATGGATGCTCACCCAGGTGGAGGTGCTGGCCGTGGACGAGGGCCTGGGCATGGCCGACCTGAAGGGCACTCTGGCCGAGTTCGCACGCCGCATCTTCGGGCCCGAGCGTCGCGTCCGCTTCCGCTGCGAGTACTATCCCTTCGTGGAGCCGGGGATGGACGTGCTCATCGACTGTTTCCAGTGCGGCGGTGTTGGGTGTCGCATCTGTGGCCATACGGGCTGGCTGGAGATCCTGGGCTCTGGTATGGTTCACCCCCAGATCCTGGCCAACGTGGGCTACGACCCGGAGCGGTACACCGGTTTCGCTGCCGGCCTGGGCATCGAGCGCATCGCTATGATCCGTTACGGCATCGACGATATCCGCCTCTTCTACCAGAACGACCTCCGCTTCCTCGAGCAGTTTTAG
- the mltG gene encoding endolytic transglycosylase MltG, protein MRVWGPMVALAALALVGLAAWQVYLSPRSLGVLPPPRQAGSVPAIRHLLKVEEGDGVADVARKLKEAGIIADEAQFRTLAVLLGYQGLLQAGIYELSPGMSSLEVLQAMRYGRFATRKVTVVEGWRLEEIARAVEEAGIASAEAFLAAAVAGPYQDRFPMLRGLDPSSPLEGYLFPATYLFPVGTAVEDVVGTMLGAMAQVLTPELQQEAARRGLTVHQLLTLASIVERETSVAEERPIIAQVFLRRLELGIPLEADPTVQYAVAQLPGSVERYGYWKRSLTLEDLRVSSPYNTYLVVGLPPGPIASPSLDSIWAVVRPSETDYLFFVARPDGTHAFARTWDEHVRNVQRYGQ, encoded by the coding sequence TTGAGGGTATGGGGGCCGATGGTGGCCCTGGCCGCCCTGGCGCTAGTGGGCCTCGCTGCGTGGCAGGTGTACCTGAGCCCTCGCTCGTTGGGGGTCCTCCCACCCCCTAGGCAGGCGGGGAGCGTGCCTGCCATCCGGCACCTGTTGAAGGTGGAGGAAGGGGACGGGGTGGCGGACGTGGCCCGCAAGCTTAAGGAAGCAGGTATCATCGCCGATGAGGCCCAGTTCCGCACCCTAGCCGTTCTCCTGGGGTACCAAGGCCTCCTCCAGGCGGGGATCTACGAGCTCTCCCCGGGGATGTCCAGCCTGGAGGTGCTCCAGGCCATGCGTTATGGGCGGTTCGCCACCAGAAAGGTCACCGTGGTGGAGGGATGGCGCCTAGAGGAGATCGCACGGGCGGTGGAGGAGGCGGGCATCGCCTCTGCCGAGGCGTTCCTGGCAGCAGCAGTAGCTGGGCCCTATCAAGATCGGTTCCCCATGTTGCGGGGCCTGGACCCCTCCAGCCCTCTGGAGGGGTATCTCTTCCCCGCCACCTACCTATTCCCCGTAGGGACTGCCGTCGAGGACGTGGTGGGCACCATGTTGGGTGCTATGGCGCAGGTGCTCACTCCGGAGCTGCAGCAGGAGGCGGCGCGCAGAGGTCTTACCGTTCACCAGTTGCTCACCCTGGCCTCCATAGTGGAAAGGGAAACGTCTGTAGCCGAGGAGAGGCCCATAATCGCCCAGGTATTCCTGAGGCGGCTAGAGCTGGGCATCCCTCTGGAGGCTGATCCCACCGTCCAATATGCTGTGGCCCAGCTCCCGGGGAGCGTGGAGCGTTACGGCTACTGGAAGAGGTCCCTCACCCTGGAAGACTTAAGGGTCTCGTCCCCCTATAATACGTATCTGGTGGTTGGGCTACCCCCGGGGCCCATAGCCAGCCCTAGCCTGGACTCCATCTGGGCTGTCGTCAGGCCTTCTGAGACCGATTATCTGTTCTTTGTCGCCAGGCCCGATGGCACCCATGCCTTCGCTAGGACTTGGGATGAGCATGTGCGCAACGTCCAGCGCTATGGTCAGTGA
- the aroB gene encoding 3-dehydroquinate synthase codes for MKRPERIFLIGFSGTGKSCVAHLAAQMLGWETLDTDAMVEEEAGLPIPQIFRRWGEAWFREAEARALGRAAARRRVVVATGGGIVLRPQNRQLMARQGFVVCLEARPQTILARLQGGEAPERPLLQGRDPLRRIMALKARRQHLYALADHTIHTDRLSPEEVAREVVRAWRRFSAGVEGGGERLAPEALFAGAACVVSISSGPYPVYVGWDLLDRLGELVAGLGGRVFLVSDETVFRLHGQRAIASLERANLPTVATTVPPGEESKDMAMATRLLDWLVAHRAERGDVMVALGGGMVTDLAGFVAAIYARGMPLVHAPTTLLAMVDAAIGGKVAVNHPKAKNMVGAFHHPAVVVSDLSTLTTLSPREVATGWAETIKHGLVADPGLLDLLEDRAEALLALEKEAITETVARSAAVKAMVVAEDEREESGRRAILNYGHTVGHALEAATGYSRLYHGEAVSVGMMAAAHLGLRLGLTPPHLLHRQRRLLERFRLPTSVGGVAKEALWQALALDKKVQHGRLRWVLLKDVGRPVVTSDVPLPLVEEALDSVLSP; via the coding sequence ATGAAAAGGCCGGAACGCATCTTCCTTATTGGGTTTTCGGGCACTGGCAAGAGCTGTGTGGCCCATCTGGCCGCGCAGATGCTGGGCTGGGAGACCCTGGACACCGATGCCATGGTGGAAGAGGAGGCGGGACTGCCCATCCCCCAGATCTTCCGTCGCTGGGGCGAGGCCTGGTTCCGGGAAGCGGAGGCCAGGGCCTTAGGCCGTGCCGCAGCCCGTCGGAGGGTGGTGGTGGCCACAGGTGGCGGCATCGTCCTCCGGCCCCAGAACCGCCAGCTGATGGCCCGACAGGGGTTTGTGGTCTGTCTGGAGGCCCGCCCCCAGACCATCCTAGCCCGCCTGCAAGGAGGGGAGGCGCCTGAGCGCCCCCTCCTGCAGGGGAGGGATCCCCTGCGGCGCATCATGGCCCTCAAGGCCCGCCGACAGCACCTGTACGCTTTGGCTGACCACACCATCCACACCGACCGCCTATCGCCCGAGGAGGTGGCCAGGGAAGTAGTGCGCGCCTGGCGTCGTTTCTCGGCTGGTGTTGAGGGAGGAGGGGAGCGCCTTGCCCCCGAGGCCCTCTTCGCTGGCGCGGCGTGCGTGGTAAGCATATCCTCGGGCCCCTACCCAGTCTACGTGGGCTGGGACCTCCTGGACCGGCTGGGGGAGCTGGTGGCTGGCCTCGGGGGGCGCGTCTTCTTGGTGAGCGATGAGACGGTGTTCCGCCTTCACGGCCAGAGGGCCATAGCCTCCCTGGAAAGGGCGAACCTGCCGACAGTAGCCACCACTGTTCCTCCAGGCGAGGAGAGCAAGGACATGGCTATGGCTACTCGTCTCCTGGACTGGTTGGTGGCGCACCGGGCAGAGCGAGGGGATGTGATGGTGGCCTTGGGGGGTGGCATGGTCACCGACCTGGCGGGCTTCGTGGCCGCCATCTATGCCCGCGGCATGCCACTGGTGCATGCTCCCACCACCCTCCTGGCCATGGTAGACGCGGCCATCGGGGGCAAGGTGGCCGTCAACCACCCAAAGGCCAAGAACATGGTGGGGGCCTTCCATCATCCGGCGGTGGTGGTCTCCGACCTCTCTACCCTGACCACCTTATCTCCTCGCGAGGTAGCCACGGGCTGGGCAGAGACCATTAAGCACGGCCTCGTTGCTGACCCTGGGCTGCTGGACCTGCTGGAGGACCGGGCAGAGGCGCTGTTGGCCCTGGAGAAGGAGGCTATCACCGAGACGGTGGCCCGCTCTGCCGCTGTCAAGGCCATGGTGGTGGCCGAGGACGAGCGGGAGGAGTCGGGGCGGCGGGCCATCCTCAATTATGGTCATACCGTGGGCCATGCCCTGGAGGCGGCCACTGGCTATTCCCGCCTCTACCATGGGGAAGCCGTATCCGTAGGCATGATGGCTGCCGCCCATCTCGGCCTGCGCCTGGGCCTCACCCCTCCCCATCTTTTACATCGCCAACGGCGCCTCCTTGAGCGGTTCCGCCTCCCCACCAGTGTGGGGGGCGTGGCCAAGGAAGCCCTGTGGCAGGCGCTCGCCCTGGACAAGAAGGTGCAGCACGGGCGTTTGCGCTGGGTGCTCCTTAAGGACGTCGGCCGCCCCGTGGTCACCAGCGATGTGCCATTGCCCCTGGTAGAAGAGGCGCTAGACTCGGTGCTGAGCCCCTGA